In Thioalkalivibrio paradoxus ARh 1, the following are encoded in one genomic region:
- a CDS encoding glucose-1-phosphate adenylyltransferase: MQTDRIIAFVMAGGQGSRLQPLTTARSKPSVPFGSRYRIVDFVLSNLVNSQIRTIYLLVQYKSQSLIEHVRKSWTISPLLQDQFVTVVPPQMIGGESWFQGTSDAVYQNIGLIETHAPDLVVVFGADHIYRMDIRQMVAFHKEREADVTIAALPVPLRDARGFGIISAAPDGRVQAFQEKPANPTPIPGDPERAFASMGNYVFRADVLMAALEEAHRNGETDFGGHILPRLLRDHRLFAYDFATNEVPGIKPYEKRVYWRDVGTIDAYFDAHKDVLGDEPVFDMFNPQWPIFSSNYQGPVARVLGGELHNSLLGAASVVHDGVRIRDSIIRREAVIEDDVELDECIVMDYTRIGRGAKLRRVIVDRHNHIEPGERIGFDPDVDRQRFQVSESGITVVPRGRASYFARGHTGGGTSGGGYAE, encoded by the coding sequence ATGCAGACCGACCGAATCATCGCTTTCGTCATGGCCGGTGGCCAGGGATCCCGGCTGCAGCCGCTCACCACCGCCCGGTCCAAGCCGTCGGTGCCGTTCGGGTCGCGCTATCGCATCGTCGATTTCGTGCTCAGCAACCTGGTGAACTCGCAGATCCGGACGATCTACCTGCTGGTCCAGTACAAGTCGCAGTCGCTGATCGAGCACGTGCGCAAATCCTGGACGATTTCGCCGCTGCTGCAGGACCAGTTCGTCACGGTGGTGCCGCCGCAGATGATCGGCGGCGAGAGCTGGTTCCAGGGGACTTCCGACGCGGTATATCAGAACATCGGGCTGATCGAGACGCATGCCCCGGATCTGGTCGTGGTGTTCGGTGCCGATCACATCTACCGGATGGACATCCGCCAGATGGTCGCCTTCCACAAGGAGCGCGAGGCCGATGTGACCATCGCGGCACTTCCGGTTCCCCTGCGCGACGCGCGCGGTTTCGGGATCATCTCGGCTGCTCCGGATGGACGTGTCCAGGCGTTCCAGGAGAAGCCGGCGAACCCGACCCCGATCCCGGGGGACCCCGAGCGGGCGTTCGCATCGATGGGCAACTACGTCTTCCGCGCCGACGTGCTGATGGCGGCGTTGGAGGAAGCGCACCGCAACGGCGAGACCGATTTCGGGGGGCACATTCTGCCGCGCCTGCTGCGCGATCACCGGCTGTTCGCCTACGATTTCGCGACCAACGAGGTGCCGGGAATCAAGCCCTACGAAAAGCGCGTGTACTGGCGCGACGTCGGCACGATCGACGCCTATTTCGATGCCCACAAGGACGTGCTCGGGGACGAGCCCGTGTTCGACATGTTCAATCCCCAGTGGCCGATCTTCTCGAGCAACTACCAGGGTCCGGTCGCGCGCGTACTCGGCGGCGAGCTTCACAATTCGCTGCTCGGAGCCGCGAGCGTGGTCCATGACGGCGTGCGTATCCGGGATTCGATCATCCGCCGCGAGGCCGTGATCGAGGACGACGTCGAGCTCGACGAATGTATCGTGATGGACTACACCCGGATCGGCCGGGGGGCGAAGCTGCGCCGGGTGATCGTCGACCGCCACAACCACATCGAGCCCGGCGAGCGCATCGGCTTCGATCCCGACGTCGACCGCCAGCGGTTCCAGGTCAGTGAGTCGGGCATCACCGTCGTTCCCCGCGGCCGTGCGAGCTATTTCGCCCGCGGCCACACCGGTGGTGGAACGTCCGGCGGCGGGTACGCGGAGTGA
- a CDS encoding pirin family protein has product MKKILGVHRAASRHWVGDGFPVRSMFSYEREGQAISPFLLLDYAGPMHFAPGNRPRGVGEHPHRGFETVTIVYQGEVEHLDSTGGGGRIGPGDVQWMTAASGILHQEFHSEAFTRRGGTLEMVQLWVNLPAADKMSAPAYQPVLDRDIPAIDLPDGAGTVRVIAGRFGEHRGPARTHTPMDVWDLRLAAGGPPVRLALADGWTSMLVVLHGNVRINGQQEAGNAQLVLLDRAGDGVELQAESDSTVLVLHGEPIDEPVVGHGPFVMNTPEEIREAVRDFNSGRFGRLPA; this is encoded by the coding sequence ATGAAGAAGATCCTTGGCGTGCACCGCGCCGCATCCCGGCACTGGGTCGGCGACGGCTTCCCGGTGCGATCCATGTTCTCCTACGAACGCGAGGGGCAGGCGATCAGCCCGTTTCTGCTGCTGGACTACGCCGGCCCAATGCATTTCGCCCCGGGGAACCGCCCGCGCGGTGTCGGCGAGCATCCGCACCGGGGATTCGAGACCGTCACCATCGTCTACCAGGGCGAGGTCGAGCACCTCGACTCGACCGGAGGCGGCGGCCGGATCGGCCCGGGGGATGTGCAGTGGATGACCGCCGCCTCGGGCATCCTGCACCAGGAATTCCACTCGGAGGCATTCACCCGCCGGGGCGGCACGCTCGAGATGGTCCAGCTGTGGGTGAACCTGCCGGCTGCCGACAAGATGTCCGCGCCGGCGTACCAGCCCGTGCTGGACCGGGACATTCCCGCGATCGACCTCCCGGACGGCGCCGGCACGGTGCGGGTCATCGCCGGGCGCTTCGGAGAGCACCGCGGCCCGGCGCGAACGCACACGCCGATGGACGTCTGGGATCTGCGGCTTGCGGCGGGCGGTCCGCCGGTGCGGCTTGCGCTGGCGGACGGCTGGACGTCGATGCTGGTGGTTCTGCACGGCAACGTGCGGATCAACGGCCAGCAGGAGGCGGGCAACGCCCAGCTGGTGCTGCTCGACCGCGCCGGCGACGGCGTGGAACTTCAGGCCGAGTCGGACAGTACCGTGCTCGTGCTCCACGGCGAACCGATCGACGAGCCGGTCGTCGGCCACGGCCCGTTCGTGATGAACACCCCGGAGGAAATCCGCGAGGCCGTGCGCGACTTCAACAGCGGCCGCTTCGGCCGGCTGCCGGCCTGA
- a CDS encoding ABC transporter ATP-binding protein: MAEVEFSNVQKVFGDRTVIPGFDLQVRDGELLVLLGPSGCGKSTLLRLLAGLEPATGGAIRIGGRAVDALGPGARNVAMVFQNYALYPHKTVRGNLEFPLHMRALRRSERERRVLEAARVLGLEELLDKRPAELSGGQRQRVAMGRAIVREPDVFLMDEPLSNLDARLRVQIRAEIAALQRRLGVTTLYVTHDQVEAMTLGDRVAVLRDGVMQQLGTPADLYRNPENLFVAGFLGSPPMNLFEPGIEVRAGGRALRLGGRWNTPARGIPERARYAGLRPEDLDLDSGSSDRDVRLQGLVRAVEVLGHERIVYVDTGDRVVDALPGGIGPTEGAVAARLSGTATPEPGQTVTLATKSDSLYWFDEQGRAIRAGG, from the coding sequence ATGGCGGAAGTCGAGTTCAGCAACGTACAAAAGGTCTTCGGGGACCGAACGGTGATTCCCGGCTTCGATCTGCAGGTGCGGGACGGCGAATTGCTGGTACTGCTCGGGCCCTCCGGTTGCGGCAAGTCGACGCTGCTGCGCCTGCTCGCGGGGCTGGAGCCTGCGACTGGCGGCGCCATTCGGATCGGCGGGCGCGCGGTCGACGCGCTGGGCCCGGGGGCCCGCAATGTCGCGATGGTGTTCCAGAACTACGCGCTGTACCCGCACAAGACGGTGCGCGGCAACCTGGAGTTCCCGCTGCATATGCGCGCGCTGCGCCGGAGCGAGCGCGAGCGCCGCGTGCTCGAGGCGGCGCGGGTGCTGGGGCTGGAGGAGCTGTTGGACAAGCGTCCGGCAGAACTCTCCGGCGGGCAGCGGCAGCGGGTGGCGATGGGGCGCGCAATCGTGCGCGAGCCCGACGTGTTCCTGATGGACGAGCCGCTGTCCAACCTCGACGCCCGGCTGCGAGTGCAGATCCGGGCGGAGATCGCGGCGCTGCAGCGCCGGCTCGGGGTCACCACGCTGTACGTCACCCACGACCAGGTCGAAGCGATGACGCTCGGCGACCGCGTCGCGGTGCTGCGCGACGGGGTCATGCAACAGCTCGGTACGCCTGCCGACCTCTACCGGAACCCCGAGAACCTGTTCGTCGCGGGTTTCCTCGGCAGCCCGCCGATGAACCTGTTCGAACCCGGGATCGAGGTACGCGCAGGGGGGCGCGCGTTGCGGCTCGGCGGCCGCTGGAATACCCCGGCCCGGGGCATCCCGGAGCGGGCGCGTTACGCCGGGCTGCGGCCGGAGGATCTCGATCTGGACAGCGGGTCCAGCGATCGGGATGTGCGGCTGCAGGGTCTGGTACGTGCGGTCGAGGTGCTCGGCCACGAACGCATCGTCTATGTCGATACCGGGGACCGGGTGGTCGATGCGCTCCCTGGCGGAATCGGTCCCACTGAGGGGGCGGTCGCGGCGCGACTGTCCGGCACGGCGACACCGGAACCGGGCCAGACGGTCACGCTCGCGACGAAGTCCGACAGCCTGTATTGGTTCGACGAGCAAGGCCGGGCAATCCGCGCGGGCGGGTAG
- a CDS encoding carbohydrate ABC transporter permease, with translation MRRAGLRALLAYTLLLAFTLLFLAPVLFMLVGSLKPNERVLAEAGTLRAFFPDTVGLDNYRAVFERVPFELYLASSLIVNGLIVGLGLVVNAFAGYALARLRWWGRNAMLGLVLAVLVIPFEAVAIPLFYQLSWLGWRDDWLVQAIPFVANPLAIFLFYSFFLGLPRELEEAARVDGAGVLRTFFAIVLPNAKAAFASVAIVLFLFHWGMYLWPLLMTTSEAVRPLPLGIASFHTLPPLQWGDIMAFGVLMVLPVVIVFVVFQRWFVRGVASTGVKG, from the coding sequence ATGCGCCGGGCCGGGCTGCGCGCGCTGCTGGCTTACACGCTGCTGCTGGCGTTCACGCTGCTGTTTCTGGCGCCCGTGTTGTTCATGCTGGTCGGCAGCCTGAAGCCGAACGAGCGGGTGCTGGCCGAGGCGGGTACCCTGCGCGCGTTCTTCCCGGATACGGTCGGCCTCGACAACTACCGCGCGGTGTTCGAGCGGGTGCCGTTCGAGCTGTATCTCGCCAGCTCGCTGATCGTGAACGGACTGATCGTCGGGCTGGGGCTGGTGGTGAACGCCTTTGCCGGCTACGCGCTCGCGCGCCTGCGCTGGTGGGGGCGCAACGCGATGCTGGGACTGGTGCTGGCGGTGCTGGTGATCCCGTTCGAGGCGGTGGCGATCCCGCTGTTCTACCAGCTGTCATGGCTGGGCTGGCGCGACGATTGGCTGGTGCAGGCGATCCCGTTCGTTGCCAATCCGCTCGCGATCTTCCTGTTCTACAGCTTCTTCCTGGGCCTGCCGCGGGAGCTGGAAGAGGCGGCCCGCGTCGACGGCGCCGGGGTGCTGCGGACCTTCTTCGCGATCGTTCTGCCGAACGCGAAGGCGGCCTTCGCCAGCGTGGCGATCGTGCTGTTCCTGTTCCATTGGGGCATGTACCTGTGGCCGCTGCTGATGACCACCTCGGAGGCGGTGCGACCGCTGCCGCTGGGGATTGCGAGCTTCCACACCCTGCCGCCGCTGCAATGGGGCGATATCATGGCGTTCGGCGTATTGATGGTGCTGCCGGTGGTGATCGTGTTCGTCGTGTTCCAGCGCTGGTTCGTTCGCGGAGTCGCGTCCACCGGGGTGAAGGGCTGA
- a CDS encoding carbohydrate ABC transporter permease, translating to MSRRHPGEATAAWLLMTPALAGLLLFLLLPFGLAVVLSFSNLRMASPLPLEFVGFSNYALAFSETGLLRALLNNLLFALVVVPVQTALGLGLALLLNRPLAGRAVFRTLFFLPVVFPLSLVAVVWVLIFAPGPDGLLNAALGLLTLGAWEPRDFLNDPFWALPAVMLTSIWQGAGFQMVVLLAGLQAIPRQLYEAAAVDGASRWRQFLHVTLPGLRNPLVFVVIVTTILSFRVFDQVRIMTRGGPQEASNTVIHEMVRTAFDQGHVAMGAAMSVVFFLVILGIALIQRRLLRQRGEIA from the coding sequence ATGAGCCGCCGGCATCCGGGCGAGGCGACTGCCGCCTGGTTGCTGATGACACCGGCACTGGCCGGCCTGCTGCTGTTCCTGCTGCTGCCGTTCGGCCTCGCAGTGGTGCTGTCGTTCAGCAACCTGCGGATGGCGTCCCCGCTGCCGCTGGAGTTCGTCGGGTTCTCGAATTACGCGCTGGCATTCAGCGAAACCGGGCTGCTGAGGGCGTTGCTGAACAACCTGCTGTTCGCGTTGGTCGTGGTGCCGGTGCAGACGGCGCTGGGACTGGGGTTGGCGCTGCTGCTGAACCGGCCGCTGGCTGGCCGCGCGGTGTTCCGGACGCTGTTCTTTCTGCCGGTGGTGTTCCCGTTGTCGCTGGTCGCGGTGGTCTGGGTGCTGATCTTTGCCCCGGGGCCGGACGGCCTGCTCAATGCGGCACTGGGGTTGCTGACGCTGGGTGCCTGGGAACCCCGCGATTTCCTGAACGACCCGTTCTGGGCATTGCCGGCGGTGATGCTGACGTCGATTTGGCAGGGCGCTGGATTCCAGATGGTCGTGCTGCTGGCCGGCCTGCAGGCGATCCCGCGCCAGCTCTACGAGGCCGCTGCAGTCGACGGCGCGAGCCGCTGGCGCCAGTTCCTGCATGTGACGCTGCCGGGGCTGCGCAACCCGCTGGTGTTCGTGGTGATCGTGACCACCATCCTATCGTTTCGGGTGTTCGACCAGGTCCGGATCATGACCCGGGGCGGGCCGCAGGAGGCGTCGAATACGGTGATCCACGAGATGGTCCGCACCGCGTTCGACCAGGGGCACGTGGCGATGGGCGCGGCGATGAGCGTCGTGTTCTTCCTGGTGATCCTGGGGATCGCGCTGATCCAGCGGCGGCTGCTCCGCCAGCGTGGAGAGATTGCGTGA
- a CDS encoding ABC transporter substrate-binding protein: protein MQTCGTRRANSLWPCGCIRHAWWLVALGLIALLSGCGGDVAQPNGPAGDQRSLEIWAHAGREEERRTLEAQIDRFRAERPEVRVDLTWIPEGSYNGQVQAAALAGRLPDLLEFDGPYLYSYAWQGHLKPLDERLPERLRKDLLPSIVAQGTYRDGLYGIGTFDSGLGLWGNRARLQAAGARIPDGPGDVWSGDEFDALLEHLAHDDPDGQVLDLKLNYTGEWFSYAFSPLLQSAGGDLVDRAPGGLASGTLDGPESVAAMAAVQSWIRRGRVDPNLDDAAFAQGRVALAWGGHWNFPGYHAALGDDLLLLPLPRLGETMVTGQGSWQWGITRRARDPELALAFIAFLLRPEEVLAMSEANGGVPATRSAVQKSQAYGPGGPLRLFARQLEEGYARPRPRTPAYPVISDAFARAFQDIRHGAEPVQALGWAARRIDREIRDNRHYPDVAEAAR, encoded by the coding sequence GTGCAGACCTGCGGCACGCGCCGCGCGAACTCGCTCTGGCCATGCGGGTGCATCCGGCATGCGTGGTGGCTGGTGGCGCTGGGGCTGATCGCGCTGCTGTCCGGGTGCGGCGGGGATGTCGCGCAGCCGAACGGGCCTGCGGGCGATCAACGGTCGCTGGAGATCTGGGCCCATGCGGGCCGCGAAGAGGAACGGCGCACGCTGGAAGCGCAGATCGACCGCTTCCGGGCCGAGCGGCCCGAGGTCCGCGTGGACCTGACCTGGATTCCCGAAGGGTCGTACAACGGCCAGGTCCAGGCCGCCGCGCTGGCGGGCCGGCTTCCGGACCTGCTCGAGTTCGACGGCCCGTATCTCTACAGCTACGCCTGGCAGGGGCATTTGAAGCCGCTGGACGAGCGGCTGCCCGAGCGTTTGCGCAAGGATCTGCTGCCGTCGATCGTCGCGCAGGGCACCTACCGCGACGGCCTGTACGGAATCGGTACGTTCGACTCGGGACTCGGACTGTGGGGGAACCGCGCGCGGCTGCAGGCGGCCGGGGCGCGGATTCCCGACGGCCCCGGCGACGTCTGGAGCGGAGATGAGTTCGACGCGCTGCTGGAACACCTCGCCCATGACGATCCCGACGGGCAGGTGCTGGACCTGAAGCTGAATTACACCGGCGAATGGTTCAGCTACGCATTCTCGCCGCTGCTGCAGTCGGCCGGTGGCGACCTGGTCGATCGAGCACCGGGTGGGCTGGCAAGCGGGACGCTGGACGGGCCGGAGTCGGTCGCGGCGATGGCCGCGGTCCAGTCGTGGATCCGGCGCGGCCGCGTCGATCCCAACCTCGACGACGCGGCGTTTGCCCAAGGGCGGGTGGCGCTGGCCTGGGGCGGGCACTGGAACTTCCCCGGCTACCACGCGGCGCTCGGCGACGATCTGCTGCTGCTACCGCTGCCGCGCCTGGGCGAGACGATGGTGACCGGGCAGGGATCCTGGCAGTGGGGCATTACGCGGCGCGCGCGGGATCCTGAGCTGGCGCTGGCGTTCATCGCGTTCCTGTTGCGCCCCGAGGAAGTGCTGGCGATGAGCGAGGCGAACGGCGGCGTTCCCGCGACCCGAAGCGCGGTGCAGAAGTCGCAGGCTTACGGGCCCGGTGGCCCGTTGCGGCTGTTCGCGCGCCAGCTGGAGGAGGGGTATGCGCGCCCGCGCCCGCGAACACCGGCCTACCCGGTGATCAGCGATGCCTTTGCGCGTGCGTTCCAGGATATCCGGCACGGCGCTGAACCGGTTCAGGCACTGGGCTGGGCGGCGCGGCGGATCGACCGGGAGATTCGCGACAATCGCCACTACCCGGACGTCGCCGAGGCGGCGCGATGA
- a CDS encoding macro domain-containing protein produces MTTRIIPARSIECIVGDITRQLDMDAIVNAANAQLRPGGGVAGAIHRAAGPGLDQECRPLAPIAPGQAVITGGHDLPNRHVVHCLGPVFGRDEPGEELLAACYRNALQQADDAGAGSIAFPAIATGAFGFPLEPAARIALRTVIDTLPELQSVQRVRFVLRDPEAMEIHQRLRDALLAG; encoded by the coding sequence ATGACGACCAGGATTATTCCCGCCCGCAGCATCGAGTGCATCGTGGGGGACATCACCCGGCAGCTGGACATGGATGCGATCGTGAACGCCGCCAACGCCCAGCTGCGCCCGGGCGGTGGCGTTGCGGGTGCGATTCACCGTGCCGCAGGTCCCGGGCTGGACCAGGAATGCCGCCCCCTTGCGCCGATCGCGCCCGGACAGGCGGTGATCACCGGTGGGCACGACTTGCCGAACCGCCATGTCGTCCACTGCCTCGGGCCGGTGTTCGGACGCGATGAACCCGGGGAGGAGTTGCTGGCGGCCTGCTATCGGAATGCGCTGCAGCAGGCCGACGACGCCGGAGCCGGGAGTATCGCGTTTCCGGCCATTGCCACCGGTGCGTTCGGCTTTCCTCTCGAGCCCGCGGCGCGGATCGCATTGCGTACGGTGATCGACACGCTGCCCGAGCTGCAATCGGTGCAGCGCGTGCGCTTCGTGCTGCGCGACCCGGAGGCGATGGAAATCCACCAGCGTTTGCGCGATGCCTTGCTCGCCGGCTGA
- a CDS encoding SDR family oxidoreductase, producing MKTVVVTGCSRGIGLEFVRQLLARGDRVFAGVRKPETASELTALAAAEPEQLTVLPLDVTQAAHRANLAATLGDRGIDLLIANAGVYGPVPDRLGQTDEDGWLETFRVNAIAPRQLVETLLPQLRAGNRPCIALLSSKMGSMGDNGSGGAYIYRSSKAALNAVGVSLARDLADQGILTLVLHPGWVLTDMGGPNAEITVSESVAQMLATLDRASSADNGRFIDIDGSTIPW from the coding sequence ATGAAGACAGTAGTGGTAACCGGCTGCAGCCGGGGGATCGGGCTCGAATTCGTGCGGCAGCTGCTGGCGCGCGGGGACCGGGTGTTCGCGGGCGTGCGCAAGCCCGAAACCGCGTCAGAACTGACGGCATTGGCGGCGGCCGAGCCGGAGCAGCTGACGGTGCTGCCGCTGGACGTCACCCAGGCCGCCCACCGCGCCAATCTGGCGGCCACGCTGGGTGACCGGGGGATCGACTTGCTGATCGCGAACGCCGGCGTCTATGGCCCGGTGCCGGACCGGCTCGGGCAAACCGACGAGGACGGCTGGCTCGAGACCTTCCGCGTCAACGCGATCGCACCGCGCCAGCTGGTCGAGACACTGCTGCCACAGTTGCGCGCGGGGAACCGCCCGTGCATTGCGCTGCTGAGTTCCAAGATGGGTTCGATGGGCGACAACGGTTCCGGCGGCGCCTACATCTACCGTTCGTCCAAGGCCGCACTCAATGCAGTTGGAGTCAGCCTCGCCCGGGACCTCGCGGACCAGGGAATCCTGACCCTCGTGCTGCATCCCGGCTGGGTGCTCACCGACATGGGCGGCCCCAACGCCGAGATCACGGTATCCGAATCGGTTGCGCAGATGCTGGCCACCCTGGACCGCGCATCGTCGGCCGACAACGGACGCTTCATCGATATCGACGGCAGCACGATCCCCTGGTAG
- a CDS encoding bifunctional nuclease domain-containing protein, with protein sequence MMFPLRGWAIAVALLLVQLAVQSQAFAREPEVPLEEMIPVELATVGVESISGSPVVLLREPRSGDVVPISIGPNEALAILMALREVPVPRPMTHDLLTDVIRSAGGSVQRVMVDALVGSTYIGLLELKLEHRDELVYVDSRPSDALALAVRTGAQILVAPDVLVATRGRGFEALPDDPVVTALGITVGAVTPDLREALELPDLPGLLVSRVAGEAAAKGLEPGALILEVNGEVPEAPMDFLELVRQTPSGENAQLRYWQQGDTVEIELSTEVPDPQTPRVDPRPDSGLAV encoded by the coding sequence ATGATGTTCCCGCTACGAGGCTGGGCGATCGCGGTGGCGCTTCTGCTGGTGCAGTTGGCAGTGCAGTCTCAGGCATTCGCCCGCGAACCCGAGGTTCCGCTGGAGGAAATGATCCCGGTGGAACTGGCGACCGTCGGTGTCGAGAGCATCAGCGGATCCCCGGTGGTGCTGCTGCGCGAACCCCGCTCCGGCGACGTGGTGCCGATCAGCATCGGACCGAACGAGGCGCTGGCGATTCTGATGGCGCTGCGGGAGGTTCCCGTGCCCAGGCCGATGACCCACGACCTGTTGACCGACGTGATCCGCTCGGCGGGGGGATCGGTGCAGCGGGTGATGGTCGATGCCCTGGTCGGCAGCACCTACATCGGGTTGCTGGAGCTGAAACTGGAACACCGGGACGAACTGGTCTACGTCGACAGCCGCCCCAGCGACGCGCTGGCGCTTGCGGTTCGCACCGGCGCGCAGATCCTGGTAGCGCCGGATGTATTGGTGGCGACGCGGGGACGCGGGTTCGAGGCGCTGCCCGACGACCCGGTGGTCACGGCGCTGGGCATCACCGTCGGCGCGGTCACGCCCGATCTGCGCGAGGCGCTGGAGTTGCCCGACCTGCCGGGGTTGCTGGTCAGCCGCGTGGCGGGCGAGGCCGCGGCGAAGGGGCTGGAACCCGGCGCGCTGATTCTGGAAGTCAACGGCGAGGTCCCAGAGGCGCCCATGGACTTCCTGGAACTCGTCCGTCAGACCCCGTCCGGCGAGAATGCGCAACTGCGGTACTGGCAGCAGGGTGACACCGTCGAGATCGAACTGTCGACCGAGGTGCCGGACCCGCAGACTCCGCGTGTCGACCCGAGACCCGACAGCGGGCTGGCGGTATAG
- a CDS encoding hydrolase: MVRPVDSERPFRPAWWLPGAHLQTIVPNLSLWKRRPMLRRERITLPDDDFLSLDWAPDPGGPVVLLLHGLGGSSRSAYAVSLLRALHAHGFWAGVMHFRGAGGEPNRKLRGYHMAEADDPREVVMQLRRRYPRRLVAAVGVSLGGSALLHALARDGGETLLDCAVAVSVPYRLPIAERCLNRGVARLYQRRILEEMKRQWRRKCRVLARLDLCSGLDEMRSFRQFDARITAPIHGFADADDYYERASSIHVLGDIRVPTLLIHAANDPFMTPDGLPAPEDLPEQVVLECHRSGGHVGFLERAGRRYLARRIPAFLSQHLQRDHDRR; the protein is encoded by the coding sequence ATGGTGAGGCCAGTGGATTCGGAACGCCCCTTCCGTCCAGCCTGGTGGTTGCCTGGCGCGCATTTGCAAACGATCGTCCCCAACCTGTCCCTCTGGAAGCGACGGCCGATGCTGCGCAGGGAACGTATCACGCTGCCGGACGACGATTTCCTGTCGCTGGACTGGGCGCCGGATCCGGGCGGACCGGTCGTGCTGTTGCTACATGGTCTGGGCGGAAGCAGCCGTTCGGCCTACGCGGTATCGCTGCTGCGGGCGCTGCACGCCCACGGCTTCTGGGCCGGCGTAATGCACTTCCGTGGCGCGGGCGGCGAACCGAACCGCAAGCTGCGCGGCTACCACATGGCCGAGGCGGACGACCCCCGGGAGGTGGTGATGCAATTGCGCCGCCGGTATCCGCGCAGGCTGGTGGCCGCGGTGGGCGTGTCCCTGGGGGGAAGTGCGCTGCTCCACGCGCTGGCGCGCGATGGTGGCGAGACATTGCTCGATTGCGCGGTGGCGGTCTCGGTGCCGTACCGGCTGCCTATCGCGGAGCGCTGTTTGAACCGCGGCGTGGCGCGCCTGTACCAGCGCCGCATTCTGGAGGAGATGAAACGGCAGTGGCGCAGGAAGTGCCGGGTGCTCGCGCGTCTCGATCTTTGCAGCGGGCTGGACGAAATGCGCAGCTTCCGGCAGTTTGATGCCCGCATCACCGCCCCGATTCATGGATTCGCCGACGCCGACGACTACTACGAACGGGCCAGCAGCATCCACGTGCTCGGGGATATCCGGGTGCCCACGCTGCTGATCCATGCGGCCAACGATCCGTTCATGACGCCCGATGGCCTGCCTGCCCCTGAAGATCTGCCCGAGCAGGTCGTGCTGGAATGCCACCGGAGCGGTGGGCATGTGGGGTTCCTGGAACGAGCGGGGCGGCGGTACCTGGCCCGGCGGATCCCTGCATTTCTGTCGCAGCACCTGCAGCGCGACCATGATCGGCGATGA
- a CDS encoding NAD(P)/FAD-dependent oxidoreductase, translating to MTRITVIGAGFGALTAVRKLRAADRDLTIDVIAPKPELVYYPSTIWIPTGLRRPEDVVVDLNPFFRRMGVNYHQASATGLRDGGRVVITDAGEVPNDGLVIASGGRFLKKLPGIEHSITPCEGVPAAVAIRDRIAAMQGGTIAFGFAGNPKEPSAMRGGPVFEFMFGIDQHLRKRGDRDRFKLVFFTPAPKPGNRLGPKAVEGLLKEMKRRDIETHLGHKLKAFEADKVITEGGEFGADLIVFMPGMTGNAWFDDTELPRSEGGLLQANEFCQVVGQDKVYVAGDSGSFPGPDWLPKQAHMADLQAEAAVANLLGEFAGKAPSQTYKTELICIVDTRSSGILVKRTEKRSVILPATPMFHWAKRAFEWWYLRQYR from the coding sequence ATGACCCGTATCACCGTGATCGGCGCCGGGTTCGGTGCCCTGACCGCTGTCCGGAAGCTGCGCGCGGCCGACCGTGACCTGACGATCGACGTGATCGCCCCGAAGCCGGAACTTGTTTATTACCCGAGCACGATCTGGATTCCCACCGGCCTGCGCCGGCCCGAGGACGTGGTCGTGGACCTGAATCCCTTCTTCAGGCGTATGGGCGTGAACTACCACCAGGCCTCGGCCACCGGTCTGCGCGACGGCGGCCGGGTGGTGATCACCGATGCCGGCGAGGTACCGAACGACGGGCTGGTGATCGCCTCGGGCGGGCGTTTTCTGAAGAAGCTCCCGGGCATCGAGCATTCGATTACCCCCTGCGAAGGGGTGCCGGCGGCGGTCGCGATCCGTGATCGCATCGCCGCGATGCAGGGGGGCACGATCGCCTTCGGTTTCGCGGGAAATCCGAAGGAGCCCTCGGCGATGCGCGGCGGCCCGGTATTCGAATTCATGTTCGGGATCGACCAGCACCTGCGCAAGCGGGGCGACCGGGACCGGTTCAAGCTCGTATTCTTCACGCCCGCACCGAAACCCGGAAACCGGCTCGGGCCGAAGGCGGTGGAAGGTTTGCTGAAGGAGATGAAGCGCCGCGACATCGAGACCCACCTCGGCCACAAGCTGAAGGCTTTCGAGGCGGACAAGGTGATCACCGAGGGCGGCGAGTTCGGCGCCGACCTGATCGTGTTCATGCCCGGCATGACCGGCAATGCCTGGTTCGACGATACCGAGCTCCCGCGCTCGGAAGGCGGGCTGTTGCAGGCGAACGAGTTCTGCCAGGTGGTAGGGCAGGACAAGGTCTATGTGGCGGGGGACTCGGGCAGTTTCCCCGGGCCGGACTGGCTGCCGAAGCAGGCGCACATGGCCGACCTGCAGGCCGAGGCGGCGGTGGCGAACCTGCTCGGCGAGTTTGCCGGCAAGGCGCCCAGCCAGACCTACAAGACCGAACTGATCTGCATCGTCGACACCCGTTCCAGCGGGATCCTGGTCAAGCGCACCGAGAAGCGTAGCGTGATCCTGCCGGCCACCCCGATGTTCCACTGGGCCAAGCGCGCGTTCGAGTGGTGGTACCTGCGCCAGTACCGTTGA